Part of the Phragmites australis chromosome 23, lpPhrAust1.1, whole genome shotgun sequence genome is shown below.
CACCTTGAATAATTACATCAGCAGGGTCATTTACTTCATTAGCCTTTTTTGGGCCAATAAGATCTGAGCTACTCATCTTATTCTCTTGAGAAATGGTCGTTTTAAAACCACTAGAAACTTGAATATCAGAGCCAGACGATAGAGCTGCAGAACCTTGAAATGTCTCTCTCTTGGAGCCCTCCATTTTCATAATGAATTGGGTAGATTGGGGCATTTTATATGAAATAGCTTGTTTGTGCCCTGTCATCCCAGAAGTGGAATTGCCTCTTTGGCCTAACCTTTGATTTTCTGTGCTGGCATACAAGTTACCCTTGACTACCCTAGTACCTTCTGGGAGAAAATCAAAATTCCTACGACCATTAAGAAAATCTGACACCTGGCCTCTGTCATGCAACGGAATCATGTTTGTATTTCCATGGGCTAAAGGATTCCGGCACCCAAGAGATTTCAAGAGAATATTTCTGAATTCTGACGACTCTTCCATGTTTCCCTGTTCAAACTGTCTAGTGTTTGTCATCAACGCTGGATGCTTTTCCACTGTTGTGGAGACAGATGAGATAAAACCAGAGCTCACAACACTACTTTGGGTGTTGCTTTCAACTCTCCTGTCACAGTAAGGTGTTTGCTGCCTGAACCTCATGTCAGGAGCATATAAAATGTGCTCTTTAACCGCTTGACCATTTCTCTGTGCAACAAGCATTGAAGTGTTCCTACCTGCATTTGCCAATGTACTGCTTGATAAAGTTGTCACATCAGGACCATAGAATTGTTCATAAGTCACTGGGGATCCACTGAAATTTTTTGAGCAAGCACCTGCAGGGTAGATACTTGGGGGACCATTTAAAGGGCTTGACTGAACCTTCTGGTTCAAATCATTTTTAACAGACGAAGATGAAGCCATATTTGATCGGTTGTTTAGCTGAGAACACAGCTTCTTATATTGGAGCACAAAGTTTGTGTTTTCCATGACCTATCAGAAAGTAAGGATTTGTTAGCTCTAACATGTACAAAGCATGGTTAGCAGACTAAAAGCAAATTCATCTTAATACAGTCCTCTGGAAATCTTTTCCTTATTTCTTTCACAACAATCCTAAGGGCTAACTAGAGCAGAAATATCACAAGTCGTTGTTCTTTCCGGGTTTCCACTACCATCGACAAGACAAGAAGGCTTTGTCCTCCTAGGATCTCACCACGATAAAGTTTATACAGATATCAAGAGAACAGAACATTTGACCAGTCAACAATGTAACACAGTCATAAAGTAGTACGGCATGGCCCATATAATAATGACAGAGAACAACTTCAAGAGATGTAGAATGATATATAGTAATCCCAGTTGCTAAAGCTTGGATATCTTACCACACTAGTAGAGCCTAGCTGCAGTACACCACGTGGTAACACAGGAATAATTGCAATAGTCTGCACGAGAAGTAACTTACTGAGAGTTTAGAGGCAAACAGAGTGTCAGCAAATAATCTACCATGTAAGGACAACTATCGTACAAACCTGAATGCCAGCTATGAACTGATTATTCATCTCAGCAGCAACCTATTATCGTGAGAATTAATTCATTAGCTTGTTGTTCCATTACAGAAGCTCATATAACAAATTAAAATCCCCAAAACAAGTAAAATAAATATCTGTTTAGGGCAATAAGTAAGCAATAGACTAAATCCCCGCCACATTATTCTCAAAGATAATTAGGAAATTCTCATGTAGCATGCATGGAAAAAAGGAAGTCCTCATGGAAATAACACCTTGGTTGACTTTAGCTTCTAGGGCAAACCATATAAACAAGAACCTCAGCAGACGTTTCCACTTATTCGCATGTCTATCTGTGTGCTTTTGCAGCTAGCTTATCACAATGACCACTTGTTCGGCAGAATAATAGATCAAATTCACTACATGCCAAAATTTTAAGACATAGAACAAATACTTGAGGACAAAGTAACCCCACAAGGACTGCTGCAACGGTATAAATCCCATAGCCTCACGCTTTAAATAAGGTGACAGCAAGATGGACCACGGAAAACTGAAATTGGGCTACATTATATCAGTtcacaaggaagaagaaggaattgTACCTCGGATCTGAGCTTGTGATCATTGGCAGCATCTTGGACGATCCATTGATGATTTCCAGTAAAAGCGGCACGGCCAATGGTACTGAAGAATACAAATGCAGCAGACATCCATCAGTACGACAACACCCATCAAGGCAAGCACTTAACTAAGAACACTGTAAAAAGCAAATGCGATTCTTGCTTACCCTTCTCCGACAACATGAACTTGTGATGTCATAACCTTCCTAACAAGCGTGCACACAGAACTGCTTGGTTCGCACCCAACCTCAGAAGCCTCAGATCCGGCGGGGCACGACGAGTGGCCGCAATAGCCGTCCTCCCACACCAAATGCCTGCACATCACCAAGGCAAAGGCACACACGAATCAGCAAAGAAGAGCTGAATTCGTGAAAGGCATTAAGTGCAACATGAAGCTAAAATGCACAGCAATTAGCATAAACCGAATTGCAAGAGCATTTCGCGCATTCACGCGCCTGTACACCTCAAGAACTATCACGCATTCGCACGAACTCTTTCGGTTCATGCTCTAGTAAATTTGCAGCACCGGCAAATGTTCAAGACACTAGTTTCTCCAACCAAAGAACTCCCTTATTAGGAAGGATGCCTAGGAGGAATATGCCCGTACGAATCTTCCCCACGCGCGCTTCCCTTGTACTACTAGGCAATCTAGCTGAAATGGAATGTTCAGCAAAACTCCAAAGTTCAAACCCAGCAAATAAAAAAGACATTCAAAGTTCCCAAAAGATGAGATTTTTCGCAAGATCGAGCTGTAGGAGAAGCTTAAGATCCAAAGAAATATcacacagaaaaaaaaaggaggaaagaagaacGGGAAGGCTTACACAGGATCGGCGGCGCCGATGGCCTTCCAGAAGACGGCGTAGGACCAACCGACCTCCTCGCAGAGCCGCCGCAGCGCGTCCCCTACCGCCATCCCCGCAACCCCCAGACGCAGAGAGAACCCTAGCTCCTCGGGAGACCGCAGCCTCCGGTCCTTCCGGAACGAACAAGACGGCCGCCTCCCTAGGCGCCGTGGCAGCTGGCGCGCCCGGCCTGCTTCGCGCGGAGTCCGCTGGCCCTCCTCGTCCTAACGCTTCCTCTCGCCGCCGGCGCACAGGTGGCCATCAGGGGGGGAGAGGCACTCCCAGTCTCGCAGCAGGCGCGGGTCCCAGCGTCAGCGTCCGTGGGGGCGCTTCGCTTCACGGGGGAGGTCGGGGTGGGGAGGtagccgacggcggcggcggccaaaCTGCCTGCCTACGGACTGGGGCTCAGGGGAGAGTGGATTCGGTGCTGCAGCTCGTCAATGTCTCTCACTTTCTTCCTCCTCGCTTTCGCTTTGGTTTGGGTTCTCACTTCTCTCACTCTTGTTGGTCTTGGGGTGCCTCGtgcctcccctctctctctctatctctatctctctctttgtTGTTGCTTTGCCCTTTTgcattctttctttctctctctcttttccctccTTCGCAGCTCCCGAGGCAGACATCATTCCCTCCACGAGGGGCAAAATGGGGATGCTCTTTGTGCTGCTCCTATCCTATGTTTTGCAGGATACTTGATGATGTACTAGCTCCGTTTACAAATAGCTGTCACTTTTGATTTTACTTTTTCTTCATGGATATTTGTGCAAagagtaaattttgtaaaaattacatATACTTTAATGAAATTATGGTAAACTTAtagatttaagcaatagttttgtaaaactacaaatttattattaattttatcataaaactatagatgctttgataaaattatcgtaaaactataaatttaagtaataatttaaaaaaatatattcaatataGATTCTATCGTAAAATTACAGATCCTAAGGAGGTGTTTCCAGCCCTATTATCATAATGATCAGACCTCACTTGCAGTCACGTGGCAACTGCCGGCTCATGAAACAGATCATCCAACAGTTCATGTGACTGCAAGTGGGACACATTAGTCATGTTAACAGGTTTGCGACAGAATCTataattttacaataaaatcaatgctaaatttatagttttataaaattattacttaaatctgtaatttaacgatttgtgataattttaccaaagtatTTGTAATTTTATAAGCTGCCGAAGAGTCTGCTTCATGAGCTGACAGCTGCTGTGAGATTGCAAATGAGGTCCGGTTGTCATGGTAACGGGGCTGTGAATAACCCctctagaatctatagttttacaataaaatcagcgttaaatatgtagttttgtaaaactattacttaaatatgtagttttataataattttatcaaagtatatgtaattttacaaaatttactctTGTGCAAATTATCAGAAATATAAAATATGCTTAAAACACTTTTGATAACAAATCTATTGATACTTTCTCCATATTatttaactaaatattttaataaatattattagttaaagttgaatagtaaaaataaaaagtggCAATTATTTGTAAACGGAGGTGGTATATGCATATACGGTATCATGTGAGAGTTGTTTGTAACCCAGAGATTTTTCTTGATTATTGTGGAAATTAAGCTAGATCTTGTAAAAGAAATTGTGAACTTTTTACATAAAATAGACTCTCGGTGCCGTTTGATCACCTAACAATTTATAAAAATGAATTGCCTTAGTTTACTTTTTGGATGAACATGAACTCTTCTTACCTACTCGTGTGGTGTGGCAGAGCACGAACTCTCTAATGCCAGTGAGCATGAGCAACACAAATGAGATTCGAGCTCCTTCAGTTGCTCCCGGGCAAGATGAAGGACAAACTTAACAAAGGAAGATAATAAGAtaataatgttttttttttgtattttgttaTATATTTGGCATGTTTCATTTTATGATCCTAACACGCGACGGATAATTTTCGTTGTAGCTTATTTTGTTCGTAATTGATGCCAAGGCTTTACAAGTGTGCAAATTGTGCTAGTTCCTATTCACAACGAAGCCACAAAAACCAGGATTAAAAACCTCGGTTATTGCTCTTCTTATTCTCTTCTACTTCTAAAAAAAAGACAATCATCATGGTGCAAAGCTTTGGTCACATTCTTCCATGTAGCAATTCTTTTCAAAAGCTCGACATAGTATATTCAGAACCCCTCCAAAGAAGACACACAGGATAATGTAAGCTAATCCAACAAATGGAATGTCGTGTACTAAATTTATCTAGACATTACAGTTATGCCCTCAAGGTTGCAAAACAATTATAACTATGCCAATATGGGCCTTCAAAAGGTGGGCATGAAGTACAATTATGTGGTCGTGTATTCTTTTGAGGGAGTGGTGGGGTAATTATAGATTAacaaacacataaaaaatatttacagagGGGGCAAAAGGCAGAGGCTAAACAATCAGATGGCAGAGCCTGTCTTAGCCTACTGTAATTGAAACATTTTCCAAAGGCTGTGTTAGCTGCAATGTACTGTCTGCAGATGCTTATGTTAAAATAATCTTGCTAGGTTATTTCACTTTCAAAGTCACTGGTAGGTGGGCCTGCTACTTTTTATGTGCACAAGGACCCATGGTCAGTTGCAATGGCTGCATCAGGTGTGTACAGATATCAACTGTTTTTTGTTGCTCTCTTTTTGCAGGGATATTTCATAATGTGGTGCTTTGTGAGATCTTAGTTGTTTTTTTGAATGGGAGACTGACTGAACCTGCTTTttcgttggaaagatatgttatTATATCATAGCTGTTTGAGCTTGATCTTTTATTCTGAAGAAAAGGATTTATTAGTTATTTGATTTTGGGATAATGTAGCTGTTCTCCTACTGATTAATTCAAGTGATGTGATAAAGAACTTTCATTTATTCTGATCTGGATCCTCTATTGACGATAAACATGGAGAACGCATATAACTGATGTTCCATCATCGAATTTTCGTAATATATTAGGCATGGATACTTTGAGGGTTATTCTATTTTTCATAAAATCTCAATGAAAACATTCCTACGTTCTAGTACACACTAATACACTATATCCATTCAGATTTTGCAAATGTTCTGAAAAAACAAGGAAAAATAGAGTGAGCACGGTGTCTGTGCTGGATTTAGATCTCCTGACTGCATATCATTTGAAGTTAAGAGTACTGTAGCGGAACGAATACACAAGATTCATAGATACAACAACACTATAAATAGTGAACATGGACAGTATTTTAATGAACAGTAAATCTATGCAGTATTTAAAGTTAGAGATATTGTTCTCCACTGTAGCAACAGACACATTTTACTATTTCCTTCTCGCTTCATAGTGTGAAGTGAGGTGATCCAAATCTGTCTGTGCTAGGTTCACAACTACAATAATATTACTCGAGCTGCGGTCCAAGTTTGTTGCTTCTCCATTTCACAGTCAGAAAGCCAAGAGCCCCAGGACAAGGAAACAACCAGCTTTTAAACTACCAAAAACCAAAACTTTCAACCTATGAATCCATCCTTTCCTGCAACGAAAACTAAACATCCATTATCCATCCTTGAACAAACGTGTGGCATTCCATTCCATTGTTTAATGAGAGGTGGCCTAATCCAAGTGATAAACGAAGTATTAATCCAAAGATTATGCTGACTCATTAGTGGAGGCTTGCAGGCTAATCCTACTCCTCTTCCTTGATGTGGATGCGTCGCTTCTAGAAGTGCGCCACTAGAGCACAAACAGGGACGTTTATTTGAGTCTAGTCACATCGTCGAACAAGCCAAAGCTGTTTTGGCTGGAATGGCTCAATTTCATATATACGTGTCAGCTTATCAGGTAGAGCCAAATTAGATGGTCACCTCACTGTTTGTTCTGATGTGGTTGGTACCAGAAGTAGGATCACCAGCAACTCATCTTGTTGATGCAACTGATGGTTAGTGCTAAACAAGGGATTGAGGTCATAGGACAAATACCAAACAAACCTTAGAGGAATGAGATCACACATTCAAGAAAAAGAATGACATCCGATCAGAAGAAGAAAGTGAAACACATGGGGAGAATGAggtatatttgatttttttaaaaaggcaGAAGGTCGCAAATCTGCGACtcgaaaaatattttgttcaattggtatcaaaacAAACACTAAGTTTGTATGGAAGAAGGGGAATAAAATTTTATTCCTTGCACTATGCAGGAGGGATTTATTAGATTGAGATGAAAAATAGAGGAAGCAGCAACCCACTACAGGACACAATCTGTATGAGAATCTTGGCATTGGCGTCTTGCAAATAACACCACCTCTACAAACCCTAGGCAAGAGGGCAACAGTTCCTTTGATCTGAAGCCTGCCTTGCCCCCACACTGAAACCTGATGGTGCTGTTAGCAATGGGTACTGGCCTCAAGAAAGGGGCAGGCACACATGGATCAGCAGTGGTATTAGGGAATTGGGTCCCCTGTTCTCTTTTTTCTTAATACCATAATTTGTCTATTCTTCGCGATCTATCAATCCCGCTACAGTCAGAGATTGCCATGCAGTGTGCACATTTTGTCGAGGGTTTGCTCTAATTGCCATATTACTCTATTTGATGTTGAACATTTCCACACGAATTGATCAAGGAACGTGGTGATATGATTCCTACTCATGAAAACAATCCTTATGATATATCAGGTAGGTTTTACGAACTTTGAACCATCATAAAGTTAACTGTAAAATCCTAGCTAAGCGCTAGGGTTAACAAAACTTGAGAGAGGGCAAGAAGAGGAGGGGAAAGCGAGTAGGAGCGTACAATTGCTGGGCATGGTGGATCCATATGGTGTGCCCACCCAGTGTGGTGCTAGCTCGGTGATGGCGATTGTGATGTgtctcctcctctttctttttgtttgctACTCCCATCGATTAAAGCCCTAATCATGGATGACAAGAAAGGTGGCCATGACACAAAGGCGGCAGCAGCAGGGTGAAGACTAGAGGGGCACACAGCTCTACAGTACCCCCAATCCAGCAAAATATGTGACTATACAGCAATACTATTGCATTGACGATTCAGATAGTATGTGAGTAATGCTAGAGAAAACCTACAATTTCTTTTTGAATTCTTTTTTGTAGTTTTTGGATTCAACCAGACATTCTCtactgaatctctaaaaaatctTCTACTTTCCCCCAAAAAAACCTAAACGTATTCATAACCAAGATGCCCCTCTCCGTTTCATAATACTTGGTACTTTTCCAACTTTCATGATTTTGGACCAACACATATGGAGACATTTATAAGTATATAACATTCTTAAAGTACATTTGATGGAAAATCTAACAATACTATTTTCACTTTACCaaactagatattttaaaattaatattagtCAAAGCCTGAACAAAAAGTCAAGGTTGCCAAGTATTATGAAATAGAAGGAGTACATAATATGCTAGCTCGGATCCAACATAAATATGGTCATAAGATGCACGCAATCAACCTTTGAAAACTTTCACCACTACTACacacaatattatatgtgtcaCATTGAGATGATTACAGCAGATG
Proteins encoded:
- the LOC133906674 gene encoding transcription factor LHW-like isoform X1, translated to MAVGDALRRLCEEVGWSYAVFWKAIGAADPVHLVWEDGYCGHSSCPAGSEASEVGCEPSSSVCTLVRKVMTSQVHVVGEGTIGRAAFTGNHQWIVQDAANDHKLRSEVAAEMNNQFIAGIQTIAIIPVLPRGVLQLGSTSVVMENTNFVLQYKKLCSQLNNRSNMASSSSVKNDLNQKVQSSPLNGPPSIYPAGACSKNFSGSPVTYEQFYGPDVTTLSSSTLANAGRNTSMLVAQRNGQAVKEHILYAPDMRFRQQTPYCDRRVESNTQSSVVSSGFISSVSTTVEKHPALMTNTRQFEQGNMEESSEFRNILLKSLGCRNPLAHGNTNMIPLHDRGQVSDFLNGRRNFDFLPEGTRVVKGNLYASTENQRLGQRGNSTSGMTGHKQAISYKMPQSTQFIMKMEGSKRETFQGSAALSSGSDIQVSSGFKTTISQENKMSSSDLIGPKKANEVNDPADVIIQGAKNVDRRKLLDISNERAPSLLMDPTTENDLFDIFGTEFHHLYHNVDNDLTWKAAKPDSSNRDAPESSVHLDTSAPFDSVDNEFPYSGIFSLTDSDQLLDAVISNVNPGGKQISGDSASCKTSLTDIPSSSYCRSKETKHCESSGAPPLLIKNELAVSKFVKQPSFVEKAEDGCLSQNNGTHKSQIRLWIESGQNMKCESVSASNSKGIDTPSKASRKRSRPGENPKPRPKDRQLIQDRIKELRELVPNGAKCSIDALLEKTIKHMLFLQSVTKHADNLKDSNDSKILGGENGPLKNCFEGGATWAFDVASQSMTCPIIVEDLDRPRQMLVEMLCEDRGIFLEIADFIKGLGLTILRGVMEARKNKIWARFTVEANRDVTRMEIFLSLMRLLEPSCDSGGAGDNPNNVKLPLGIVQYPVIPATGHLR
- the LOC133906674 gene encoding transcription factor LHW-like isoform X2 codes for the protein MAVGDALRRLCEEVGWSYAVFWKAIGAADPVHLVWEDGYCGHSSCPAGSEASEVGCEPSSSVCTLVRKVMTSQVHVVGEGTIGRAAFTGNHQWIVQDAANDHKLRSEVAAEMNNQFIAGIQTIAIIPVLPRGVLQLGSTSVVMENTNFVLQYKKLCSQLNNRSNMASSSSVKNDLNQKVQSSPLNGPPSIYPAGRNTSMLVAQRNGQAVKEHILYAPDMRFRQQTPYCDRRVESNTQSSVVSSGFISSVSTTVEKHPALMTNTRQFEQGNMEESSEFRNILLKSLGCRNPLAHGNTNMIPLHDRGQVSDFLNGRRNFDFLPEGTRVVKGNLYASTENQRLGQRGNSTSGMTGHKQAISYKMPQSTQFIMKMEGSKRETFQGSAALSSGSDIQVSSGFKTTISQENKMSSSDLIGPKKANEVNDPADVIIQGAKNVDRRKLLDISNERAPSLLMDPTTENDLFDIFGTEFHHLYHNVDNDLTWKAAKPDSSNRDAPESSVHLDTSAPFDSVDNEFPYSGIFSLTDSDQLLDAVISNVNPGGKQISGDSASCKTSLTDIPSSSYCRSKETKHCESSGAPPLLIKNELAVSKFVKQPSFVEKAEDGCLSQNNGTHKSQIRLWIESGQNMKCESVSASNSKGIDTPSKASRKRSRPGENPKPRPKDRQLIQDRIKELRELVPNGAKCSIDALLEKTIKHMLFLQSVTKHADNLKDSNDSKILGGENGPLKNCFEGGATWAFDVASQSMTCPIIVEDLDRPRQMLVEMLCEDRGIFLEIADFIKGLGLTILRGVMEARKNKIWARFTVEANRDVTRMEIFLSLMRLLEPSCDSGGAGDNPNNVKLPLGIVQYPVIPATGHLR